The Thermoflexus hugenholtzii JAD2 genomic interval TCCAGGGCCCAAAGGCGGGAGGATCCAGGGGACGGTCCAGGATCTCCCCGAGCAGGGGGGCGAACTCATGCCAGACCGAGAGGGTGTGCTCGGGACCACCTCCGATGTTGTAAACCTGCCCCGCCGTCCGATCGATCCGCTCCACCGCCGCCCGCATGGCCGCCACCAGGTCCGTGACGAAGAGGAGGTCCCGCACCTGCTTCCCATCCCCGTAGATCGTGATCGGCCGCCCGGTCATGGCGGAGATCACGAAGTGGGCCACCCACCCCTGATCCTCCGTTCCGAACTGCCGGGGGCCGTAGATGCAGGACATGCGGAACACCACGGTGGGGAGGCCGTAGATGCGGGCGTAATCCCGCACGTACTGATCGGCCGCCCCCTTGGAGCAGCCGTAAGGGGAGTGGAAGTCCAGGGGCTGACCCTCATCGATCCCGAAGGGGCGATCGGCATATCGGTAACGGGTGGCCTCCTCCACCACCGGCACCTCCTCCATGGCCCCGTAGACCTTGTTGGTGGAGGTGTACAGCACGATGGGGCGATGGCGGGCCTGGCGGGCGGCCTCCAGGACGTTGAGGGTGCCCAGGGCGTTGATCTCGAAATCCGTGCGGGGATCGATCAGGGAGGTGGTGACCGCCACCTGGGCGGCCAGATGGAAGACGACCTCCGCCTGCCGCACCGCCTCCGCCACCGCCGGGAAGTCCCGGACGTCTCCCCGGATGAAGCGGATGCGCCCGCCGTGCCGTTCCTGGAGCCAGGCCAAGTTCCGCTCCACGCCGGGCCGGGCCAGCAGGTCGAAGATCCAGACCACCCAGCCGTCCGAGGCCAGGGCGTCCGCCAAGTTCGATCCGATGAAGCCCGCGCCGCCGGTGATCAGGGCCGAGGGGGGCATTTCCGGCCTCCTGAGCGCGTTGAGAATCCAGGAGCACGCCCGAAGTTGCGCATGCCGCGGGATATTTTAGTCTTTAGCCTTTAAACCGGAAGGGGCCGTGAGAGGCCGGGCCCCTGCCGCCTTCGAGCATGCCCTCCTTAGCGGTCTGCCTTCTCCACCTGCGTCCGCCGCAGGAACCCAAGCCCTACCTGCCCGGTCTCCAGCCACAGGCCGAGGGCCCCGAGGGTGGAGAGGACCCCATACATCAGTCCGTGGGAGGCGACCGAGATGCTGAAGGCCGTGGCCTGCGGGATCCCGAATTCCCCCATCACCCACACCGTGATCCCCTGCACCACCCCGATGTAGCCGGGGGTGGAGGGCACCAGCATCCCGAAGGTCAGGGCGCTCATCGTCAGCAAAGCCACCCACCCATCCGGGGTCTCCAGGAAAACCCCCATGACCGCGTAGAGATGAGCGGCCGTCGCCAGCCACGCCACCAGGGACCAGCCTAAGGCGGCGGCCAGAGCCCGAGGGGTCCGAAGAACCTCCAGTCCCCGCAGGGCCGCCTCCGCCTCCCGGCGCAGCCGGCCCTGAAGCGGCCGAGGAAGCGGCCGGGTGAGAGCGTCCGTGAGCCACCAGGCCCACTGGGGCCGGAAGGCCCCGAGGAGGAGCCCTCCCAGCGCGCCCAGGGTGAGCACCGGCCCGGCGTGGCTCAGGAGCCCCAGCCCGCGGGCTCCCGGCTGGAGGGCCAGGGCCACCCCGGTCAGGGCCAGCACCACCGCCAGATCCAGCGCGTGCTCCACCACGATGGACATCGCCACCAGGCCGGCCGGGGTCTGGGGGAAGCGGGCCAGCAGGAGGACCCGCGCGAGCTCCCCCATCCGGAAGGGGAGAACGTGGGTGACCAGGTAGCCGGCGTTCAGGACGTTCCAGAGGCGGAGGAAGGACACCCCCGGAGGCGCGTTCAACAGGATCCGCCAGCGGGCGGTCCGGGCCGCCACGCTCAGGATCAGGGCGAGCAGGGCCGGGAGCATCCATCCGTAGTTCCCGGCGCGCAGCGTGGCCCAGAGCGTGGGGAGATCCAGCCCCCGCACCGCCCCATAGAGCGCGAGGGCCCCGATCATCAGCCCCAGCACCCATCGCCAGCGACCCATCGGAACACCTCCGAACCCCCAAGATCCGCCGGCCGTCAGGGAGCGAGCCAGCCGGGGCAGCCCTCCGATCCCGTGGCTCCCAATGATAAACCGGGAGGGCCCGTTCCGCGATCTCCTCCACTCACCGGAAGGGCGCGGACGCCCTGATCCGTCCTTCGTCAGCGTGTCCATCGCACTCGAATTGAATTTAGTCTTGCCTAAATTTGCATCGCTCTCCTACAATGGGCGTGAGGGCAGATCCATCGGCTTCCGTCCCAAATTCTTGCAGAAAGGAGCGAGCGATGGTCGGCAAATGGGTCTACTACCAGGAGATGGAAGGCGCGGCGGCGCCTGCCCCCGAGGCGCCTGCGGAGGAGATGGTCCCGCCTCCGGCCCCCGCTCCGGCCAAGCCGGCCCGCAAGCCTGTGGCCAAGAAGACGGCCAAGAAGGCCGCGGCCAAGAAGACGGCCAAGAAGGCGGTGGCCAAGAAGCCTGCGAAGAAGGCCGCAGCCAAGAAACCCGCGAAGAAGGCCGCAGCCAAGAAGACGGCCAAGAAGACCACCAAGAAGACGGCCCGGAAGTAGCCGGAGCCTGCGTTCCCATCCTCCCTTCAGGTGGGCATGCCGGCTCCCGGCATGCCCGCCTGTCTTTTCCCCGGAAGTCGGTCAGGTCCTCAGGGGGCCGTGGGGGTGGGAGAGGGCGCAGGGGTGACATCCGGCGTCCCGGTCGGCGTCGGCGAGGGAGGGACGTAGAGGCGTTGCCCGGCGCTCAAGGACAGCGTGGTCAGGCAGTTCGCCTGCATCAGGTCGGAGAGGGAAACCCCGAAGCGCACGGACAGCCGGTAGAGGGTCTCCCCGGGTTGCACGGTGTAGAGCACCCAATCCGCAGGCGGCCCGCAGGGCGTAGGGTTCGGCGTCGGGGTGGGCAGGCGAACCGGCAGATAAACCCGCTGCCCGATGAAGAGGGCCGGATGTCGCAGGCAGTTGGCCTCCAGGAGGCGCGAGACGGAGATTCCCGCCAGGGTCGCCAGCCGGTAGGCCGTGTCCCCCGGCTGCACCCGATAGGGGATCCAGTCCGCCGGCGGCCGGCACGGAGCTCTCAGCGTCCCGGTCCCCGTGGGGGTTGCGGAGAGGGTCGGCATAGGGGCCTCCCCCGGCGTCCCGGACGGCGTTGGGGAGGGGGAGGCCGGGACGGGGAAGAACGCGGGCGAGGGGGGCGGCGTCTCCACCGTCTCCACCAGCCCCTCCTCGGCCGGGGTGGCGG includes:
- a CDS encoding SDR family NAD(P)-dependent oxidoreductase yields the protein MPPSALITGGAGFIGSNLADALASDGWVVWIFDLLARPGVERNLAWLQERHGGRIRFIRGDVRDFPAVAEAVRQAEVVFHLAAQVAVTTSLIDPRTDFEINALGTLNVLEAARQARHRPIVLYTSTNKVYGAMEEVPVVEEATRYRYADRPFGIDEGQPLDFHSPYGCSKGAADQYVRDYARIYGLPTVVFRMSCIYGPRQFGTEDQGWVAHFVISAMTGRPITIYGDGKQVRDLLFVTDLVAAMRAAVERIDRTAGQVYNIGGGPEHTLSVWHEFAPLLGEILDRPLDPPAFGPWRPGDQKVYVSDIRKAMRDLDWRPQVGVREGLTRLAEWVRENLR
- a CDS encoding lysylphosphatidylglycerol synthase transmembrane domain-containing protein, with protein sequence MGRWRWVLGLMIGALALYGAVRGLDLPTLWATLRAGNYGWMLPALLALILSVAARTARWRILLNAPPGVSFLRLWNVLNAGYLVTHVLPFRMGELARVLLLARFPQTPAGLVAMSIVVEHALDLAVVLALTGVALALQPGARGLGLLSHAGPVLTLGALGGLLLGAFRPQWAWWLTDALTRPLPRPLQGRLRREAEAALRGLEVLRTPRALAAALGWSLVAWLATAAHLYAVMGVFLETPDGWVALLTMSALTFGMLVPSTPGYIGVVQGITVWVMGEFGIPQATAFSISVASHGLMYGVLSTLGALGLWLETGQVGLGFLRRTQVEKADR
- a CDS encoding LysM peptidoglycan-binding domain-containing protein, producing the protein MRTLLALLGLGILILGALGMAVVEGRPRPAAVPRATRPAAPSLPEGRTATPAEEGLVETVETPPPSPAFFPVPASPSPTPSGTPGEAPMPTLSATPTGTGTLRAPCRPPADWIPYRVQPGDTAYRLATLAGISVSRLLEANCLRHPALFIGQRVYLPVRLPTPTPNPTPCGPPADWVLYTVQPGETLYRLSVRFGVSLSDLMQANCLTTLSLSAGQRLYVPPSPTPTGTPDVTPAPSPTPTAP